DNA sequence from the Prochlorococcus marinus XMU1411 genome:
TTCAATTAAAGAGATAGTACCAAAATACCTTTTACCTCTAAGAGGAGTTATTGACTCTACAGATATACCTCTAAATGTTGTAGAAGTAGCATTACCAGCATCAATTGAAATATCTAATGAATCTTCACCAGTGAAACTAGTGTTTAGATCAATTTGGAAACCATAGATAACACTGGTAGCTTCCTGACCATCAGTTGTAGATATAGTTAAACCTTGGCCATCAATAGCACCGATTGCCATATCAGCAGAGAATGATGCAGTTGTTGTTTCAGAGAAACTTCCAGCTTCAATGTTGTTTAATCTCGCTTCTAAGCCATCTACACGGCTGTTAGTTATAGCAAGCTGTTCTGCTGGAGTGAAATCACTAATAGTAATTTCATTTGCTGTAGCAGACATTGGGGCTAGTAAGCCTAATGTTGCAGGAGCTACAAGCAAGCTTTTGAAAAGCTTCATAAATTTCCTCACACGAAATTTAAAGTACACCTTAAAATAGTGTAATTTCGCAATAAAAATCAAGTGTTATAGGCTACTTTTTTTAAAATAATGTGCCAGTTTAATATCTGAACGTTTTAATTTTTGTATTTTAACAAACAAATTTTAGTTTTTTTGTTTTTTAGAAATCGTAAAAGGAACCTCTTTTGTTTTATACTTTTTTCTTTTACTATTTCCTAAAGAATCTACGTACCAACCAGAAGCCAATCTAGTATCTATTTCTTCATAACTCGCGCTACAACTGAGTTTATTTAGTGATTTCTTTTTATAATCCATCTATAAATTAAAACTTTTCCTAAAATATAGCATTCATGAAAGTTTTTCTACAAATATTCACATATTATGTACAAAAACTAATTTAAAACAAGAGAAACCGTTTAAAAATAAAATTTTTCTAAATTCTTTAGAAAAAAGAAAAATATATATAAATTTGTCTCAACTTAAAATTTTTTAAGTTAGATTTCCCGAAATATAAACCTGAGGAGCACAAGGTCAAATGACTCAACTTAAACTTATCGTCAATTCTCTTCCTAGAGATTTAACTGAATTTACTTTTTTTCTAATTATTGGATTTACTGCAGGATCAATGGGCCTTATTTAATTTCAAAAATACACTTTAATTTTTTTTATCAATTAATCCACAATATTACTATTTTAATTTTTTCGAGAAAACTACTCACAATTTGATTTTTTTTTAAATTCTATCCAAATAATTTGCTCGAAATTATTCATACCTTGAAATTTAAAATTTGGAAAAATTTGCAAAATTAAATTTAAAGAATTAAGAAAGAAATTTATTGAAAAAGAACTTGTTTATGGATAAATAAATTTTTTTATAAAATTTTTAGCAATTTACTCTTTTATAGATGTCTCCTATGAACTAAGATCTTATAAGCGGGGCGTGGCGCAGCTTGGTAGCGCGGGTGCTTTGGGAGCACTAGGTCGCAGGTTCGAATCCTGTCGCCCCGACTCAATCAAATCCAAGTCATACTAGCGAGTTTCCCAGACTCGCTTTTTTTTGGAAATTTTTGTCCACGCCTTAAGTGGACAGATAGTGGACAACTTCAATTCTGCTTAACGATAATTTTCTTGCTTTTTTCTTATATCTTCGTAAATATGCGTGTATAGGCTCTAATTTTCTCTAAATAGCTCTATTACTGGCTTATTTAGGCTTATTTTCCTCTAAAAAACATTCGCATAGGGGTTGACGATTATGCAAATTCCAGAAGAAATGTTGAAAGAAATTAGAGAAAGTGGATACGATCAAGAGCTTGTATTTACGCAAATAAGAAAGCTATTAGACAGCGATAAACCAATTAACGAAAACGAGTACAATCTAGAGCTTATAGACAATTACTTATTAGACAAAGATCCACAAGAACTATCTAAAAATACTGCTGAGATAGTGATGGCAGCAGAGCTTATAGACAATTACTTATTAGATAAAAGATTTATGAGAGAGCTTGAAGATGAAGAATATGATGCTGCATAAAAATAACTATTAAATATAGATGTTTTCTTCCAGCCATTGACAGTCGATCTAAATTGGGGAGCAGTTAGCTCCTTTTTTAATAGCAAAGTACGCTATCCGCTTTAATTGATTCTTCAACTAGGACATCGGGCATTACAAACTCTGCTGAATAACCATCTAGAAGCTTCTCATCGTAACCCCTAGATTTAGCAGACATACCTGAAACATATATGGTAACTTTTGATTTCTTCAAATTTTGAAGATGTTCGTATAAATCTCCAGTACCTTGACCAACTATTTCACCAGCTTTTTTGCAATCTAATATTTGTACTCCGTCCCCTGCTAGAAAAAGAGTTACTTTATGATCGTTTTTTTCTGCAGTAAGGGCAACCAATAAACCTAAAGTTACTTTATTTTTGGATTCTAAACCGCTGTAAATATGAACTAACACTGTATTGTCGGTAATGATAGACATTTTATACTCCCTAAATTTTTTTTATCTTAAATAAAATCTATTATCATTAGCTGTTTTTTTGTGAAACGATTACTACTTGCATAAAAAAAAGCTAGGGCTGCACATGATTCTGAAAAAGTGGACAAATAGTGGACAAATGTTGCTTAAATTCTCAGGACAAACTACACAGAACTAAGCAAAAAAATAGTCATAGCTTGAAAGCCTAGTGCTGCACTAGAGCTGTTAAGTGCTTTGGGAGCACTAGGTCGCAGGTTCGAATCCTGTCGCCCCGATCAGTTATAGCAGTAAGTCTCAGCTAATAATATATTTACCCTAAAAAGTAGAGTGCCCAAAAAGTGCCCAAAAGTTATTTCCCCAGAATAATTAGCATAACTTTAGAAGGAAGTTTGGTATTTGGTTCTGCCCGACTTATGGCGTAACTTTCTAGGGGTTTTCTGTCGCCACTTTTTTTATGCAAGTAGTAAGCATTTTATTTAATACCTATTCTTTGGCAAAAAGCTGCTGGTTGTTCTTGCGATTCAAGTGGTGGATATAAATTCAACTCTTTTTCTAATTCCAATTTTAATTTTTTGATATTTCTATTTAATTTATTAATGGCCTTTTCTAGATTTTTTTCTTCTCCTGAATCTTTGCTTATTAGGGCATAAGACTGCTCTTGAGATAATACGTAATCCCTACATAAGTTATACAAATAAGCTTTTCTTGATATTGGAATTAATTGAACAGCAATTATAGAAGTGCTTAAAGCAATCACAAATAAAAGAGCTTTTTGTATTGAACTATTCAAAATCAGTACTTAAAGTATTTAAGAATCCTAAAATTACTGAATTTTTTATCATATAAAAGATCAGATGAATAATAAATAATATCGTTTTTTATGGCTTTGACACCATAACCCAATATTTGCCTAGTTTCCCTTTCTTCTGTGCAATATCTCTTAAATTTAATTTGTTCAATAGATTCTAAATTTCTTTTTGCTAATCGTTTTTTTTCATTGTCCATGAAAAAAGTAGAGTCTTTAATTTTTTCATATTGTTTTTTTAACTTTGAATACTTTTTATTTTTATTAGAAGAATCAATAGAGGAGTAACTAATTAGATCATTCTTCCATTTATTACAAGCTTCCAAAGCTTCAGCTTTTGAATTGTATTTACCAAACCAATTTGCTTCCACAGCAGCAGGTAAAGCGAAAGCTGCTAGTAGTGGGAGTAGTAAGCGTTTCATTTTAAGTACCCTTTATATCTACAAGTTCCGATCAATCCAGATCCACTTCCATATCTTCCACCCCTCATTCTCCACTTTGCTGTCGCTTGTTCTTCTGTATATCTTCCATCATAAAGTCTTTGGCAAATATCATCTTTTGTAGGGAAAAACCACCAAATCCCTGCAAATCCTATGATGATTCCAAAAAGAATTTTCATAGAGCTTTTTTAATAGCGTATATTGCTGCTATTGGTAATGGCATTCGCAATAAATGAAAAACTATTGTGTTTATACCTAAGGTTGTTGAAAGACCCTTTTTAGCTAACTCCTCATTCAGGCTGTCTTTAACCCCATCACTACCAGTAAAAGTTACGTAAGCCCAAAAAGCTAGTAAAGCAATAACCCACCACGAAAAGAAACGTAAATTAAAGAAAATTATTCCAACATAAATGTAATTAGAAAAAGGTAGGAAAAAAGGTATTCCTAAAATAAAACCAATAATAAGTAGTAAAGGTCTCAAAAAAAAAGGAGCTAATTGCCCCTTATTTTAGATCGACTGTCAATAAAAAACTAAATAGACTATGTGCCCAAAAAGTGCCCAAAATCCAAGACATTAGTCCGAACTAGTCCATACTTGTTTCTCTAAACGGACTGTTATAGCTGTAAGTCTCAGTAATAGCCTTGTTGGTGCAAGTGCTTTGGGAGCACTAGGTCGCAGGTTCGAATCCTGTCGCCCCGATCAGTTATAGCAGTAAGTCTCAGCTAATACCTAATTCACGCAAATTATTGCTTCACGCAAAACTCACGCAAAAGTAATATGAGAGCGACTAAATTCTCTAATTTCTTATTTACAAAAGCAATCGCAGTTCTACCAGTCTTTTAATTTATATTTTCTTTTAAATTCTTCATCACCATATCTATCCTTAAACTCATATCCATAAAGTCTGCATAATTCATCCCTTGTATCTGCGCCACTTTCACCATGACCATAATAATCTTGCCCAATACCAAACTCTTCGACTTTGTTTAAATCAATAATATTATGTTTGCTCCTAACTTCCTCCATACCAGCGGTGTAATACCAAAGATAAAACTTAGGTTTTTCATAACCAGCTAGCTCTAATATTGGAACTAAAGTTCTTGCGTAAGCATCCCTTTTTTCTCTACTAATTGCGTTTAATCTTCTATGTTCTTTTCGTATAGATTTATAGGGTTCATCAACTACAGACCAATCCCAAAGTTTTTCTCCTCTAGCTTCAAATTTTTTTTGTTCTTCCTTAGCGGCAGGAAGCCAAACATTCATAGAATAATAAATACTTTTATTAGATGCTCTGAAGCTAACATCATAAGCAGTCTGACTTTTTAAACATAAAATTTTTGGATCTCTTACTAACTCAGCAATTACTTGTGAATCAAATAGAAATAGAATAGTTAACAGAAGTAAGCGTTTCATTTATAAATCGTTCATCTTTTAAGTTATCTTACCCAACCATCTTTAGTACATTTTCCATATCCATGATCCCAAGAGCTGTATCGAGAATATGTAGCTATAGGGTTAGCTTTGTTTACTGCCTGTATATGCTCTTCTGAACAGTAATATCTTTCTGTCCCATATCTATTAACTTTGATGATATCTTTATTTATTATTTCTGCTTTTACGTTGGTCTTTATCCAACAACCATTGGATCTAATATCACATCCGTCAGCAGATGCACTATCGGCTGAATTAGTGAACCAATAAAAATATCCTTCTGAATCAATTATTCCTGACCAAGAACTTGGCGGTCTTTCAGTCGTATAAATCGTATATTTTTCTGCTAATACAGGACTAGAAAATAATATTATTGCAAATAGTAAGTTTTTCATTAGTTCCACCCATAGCAACGTTTAATCCTTGTTTCAAAGCTACCTGAGTAACAAACGTCTTTTGCTTTTTTTATATAAAATTCTCTTTCTTTTTTAGTAAGTTCTCTTGAACTGCAATGAGTGCCCGCAGTACTTGGAAAGTACGAATATCGCTTATCAATTTTTTCAGGCCATAGAAAACTTTTTGGAAATTTATATTTTTCATCACCATCATCTTCAAATAACATCGCTCTTCCATTTTTAAAAAAAATTGCATGTCTTGGTTCTTCATCATCACATCGAATTTCTACACCATTTTGATAGAAGGGATGATAATAAATACCTGCATTAGCTGAAGGAATTAAGCCTAAAAACAATGGTGCAAGTAATAAACGTTTCATTCGTATCCTAAGTGATTACAAAATCTGTAAGCGTTGGCTTCGGCAACTTGTTTAAGTGTTATTTTGCTTTCTCCATCATCACCATAAGCGGGATTTACAGTAAATTCTTCAGTTAAGTTTCTTATACATTTATTTTTATACTTTGCTTCTTGTATAACTGGACTTAAGTACCAAGCAAACAAAATTAAAAAACCACCAAAAGTAACTACTCTTCTATGATTTCTCCACCATTCATAAGTATTTAAATTAAAAACTTTTTTCCAATCTTTTTTTGGCATAAGAAAGGAGCTAATTGACCCTTATTTTAGATCTATTGTCAAATAAATCTCACGCAAAACTCACGCAAATCAGGACTAAATAGTCCGAATTAGGCTACACTTTTTTCTCTAAAAGCCCTGATATCAAAATAAGTCTCAGTTATAGCCTTGTTTCTGCGGGTGCTTTGGGAGCACTAGGTCGCAGGTTCGAATCCTGTCGCCCCGATTGACTTCTCACGATTCTTAAATAGTCCTTGGGCGATCCCTGGGCGATCATTTGCTATACCTTGCATAGCTTTGCATACTGCATCGCCCGCTAAAACAACTAAATAAGCAATATTAAACAGACCATTGCTCCAATACTAAAAATTAAGATCTACCCTTGCGAGTTAATAGTCTTTCAAAATAATCATTTTTTCATTTTAAATAGGTTTTTATTTATTAAATTTAAAACCCGAACCACAAGAACTTTTTGTCGCGCCTTTTGGAGTACTAATCAAGAATCCTCCTCCGGATAAATCCTGATAATGATCAAGTGATAGTTCATCTAGTAAACTTTTTTGAGATTCTGGAGCGTAGACAGTTAAGCCATCAGTTCTTGCAATCGGAATTCCTGATTTTTCCCAGGTATTAACTCTCAGAAACATCCATCCATCATCAAGAATATCAGGTTGCAAATATAGGAATATTTCTCCAGGTGTACCACGATAAATTGATTGCCTGAGCAATTCATTTGAAGCAGCCTTGGTAATAGTTAAAGAACTCAATTTTTAAATACACTTAGTACATAGATTAATTATTTTTTAATTCAATAACAAGCATTCCATAATGTTCTCACTTTATTAGCTGCGTAATTTCTCTGATTTTTTTTATTTCCTCTCATAAGAAATATCTAAAAACACAAACAAAAATGATTTTCATTTTCATTTTGGTGTAAATTTTATACATCAGGTAGTTTTTTATGAGTCAAACTTGGATAATATCAGGGCCTCCAGGATGCGGTAAGACAAGTTGGATACTAAATACTTTTAAGAATCACTCTGGAAATTGTGGTTATGTACGTCTTGGCGGATATTCAGAAATTAATTTAGAGCAAGCAATAAATTCAAAAATTGATTTTGCTTTTTTGAAAGATCAAATTCCTAATTTATTAGATTTGTCAAGTTCAAAATTGCCCTTAGAGGTAGAGAAAGAGAATATTTTGATTATTATTGAATTTCCTCAATTTTTCATACCTAAATTTCAGGGTATTAGTGGTATTGATTTGAGAGTTATAAAAGAGCTTGAAATAAATAATCTTCAACCAAATAAATATTTGCATTTTGGCAGAGATCTAGAATTACCAATAAAGGATACTTTAGATTTTAAAGCAATTGAATCATGTAGTATTGACCTCAAAAAAAATATTTGGGATCCTGCAAGTTTAAATACTTTTTGGTTCGAATTAGTGAACGGTGCTTATGGAGACGTATATAGAGCAAAAGCATTAATGAACTTACCAGATGGTCGTTATATCTTGTTTAACTGGATATTGACTCAGAAAGGTTCTCAATATCAAACCTTAAATCAAGTTGCTCCTCTTAATGGAAGACCAGAAAGACACTCTGAAATTGTCATACAGGGGAAAAACTTAAACTTCCAATTAATAAAATCAACTATCAATAATTGCCTTCTTAGTGATGCTGTTCTAGAGCATCATCAAGCCACACTTAGAAATTCACAATTACAAACTTCTCGAAATTAATTAAAAATGAATCAAGCTGTTATTTCATGTTTACATGCAAATCTACCTGCAGTAGAAGCCGTATTAAAAGATATTGAATTACAAGGGATTACGAATATTACCTGCCTTGGAGATTTAGTAGGTTATGGTCCTCAACCTAATGAGGTTATTGAGTTAATCAAAGAGAAAAAAATTGCCACTTGTCAGGGTTGTTGGGACGAAGATGTAGTTGATGGATTAGATGCCTGCGATTGTAGTTACCCTTCTCAGATCGCTGAAAGGAGAGGTCATTTCGCTCATCAATGGACTACGGAAAAATTAACAAAAGAAAATAAGGATTTTTTAGCTAATTTACCCTACTCAATTCGTAAAGATAAATGTCTTTTTGTTCATGGTAGACCTAATAGTCAACATGAATATCTGCTGCCCGATATGGATGCATTCGCAGCTCTTGAGAGAGTTGAAAATGCCAAAGCCGAGATTCTATTTTGTGGACATACTCATCAACCTTATATACGTGAACTAGCAAATGGTTCAATTGCCGTAAAGGTCAAAAACAGTGGTTCGAAAGATATTCAAAAGAAAGAAATGAATTTGCCGATGCGAAGAATAGTAAATGCAGGTTCAGTGGGAGAGCCACGGCATGGAGGAACTAAAGCTACTTATGTGGTTTATAACGACATCACTAATGACGTAAAAATTAGAGAAGTTGAATATGATATCGAACTTACCTGCAAAGCAATAATAAATGCTGGTCTTCCTCCGATTTTTGCATGGCGTTTAAAAAACGGATTTGAATTTGCCGAACGAGCTGAAGATGCTTCTCATGTTTGTGAAAGATGATAGAACGCTGGGCACTTATAAGTGGGTTAAAAGGGGATCTAGATACTTATGAACTTATTCAAAAAGATTTAAAAAAAACTCCTGGGAACATAACCCTCTTTGTTTTGGGGGATATGATAGGCCCTGAAAAAAACTGTAATAAACTTCTACACAGATTAATTAATCCAAAAAGTAATGATTTACAACCATGGTGCATATATGGTTGGTGGGAAGAACAAATCCTCTTAGAAAGTGGTTACCGTGGCAATCAAAGAGCTGAGGCTTTGAGAATAAATAAAGGTGAAGAAGTGGTCAAATCTCTAATAAATGCTGTTGATAAATCATTTCTTGATTGGATAGCAGCACTTCAATTTGGATTTGTTGAACTTGATTGTGGTTTAATTCACGGGAGCTCAAAAGATGTTGGCGACGATTTAACATTAGATACCCCGCCATTAACACTCCTGGATAGACTTACACGTCTTCAAGTAAACAGATTATTTACTGCGAGAAGTACACAACAATTTCATTTGGAATTAACAGAGGGGATTCTTAATTCGGAAGTACACGATTTAACCGGAAATCATAAGAAGGAGCAGAAGGTTCCTCAAAAAGCTGTCATTGGTGTTGGAGCAGGCAAAAATTATACTCTCTATGATGTAGGGACTGATAATACTCAATTCGTAAGGGCTGGATATCAATCAGTAAAGAAAAAAAATGGATTTGGATTACATTTTTAAACACTAGGTCGCAAGCGGGCGATCCTCGGGCGATCAAATGCTTAACTTTGCAACACTTTGCTGCATATAAGACAATTCTTGAGACTCATTTTGATAACAAATATTTCAAACTAAAGTCATAGCCTCACTTCGTTCTCATGGGTGCTGTCGCATTTTGCTGATCGAGTGCTTTGGGAGCACTAGGTCGCAGGTTCGAATCCGGGAAGCTTTTTCTTGTCTCCATGATCTCTTAATTATTAGCTTCAACTATAAAAATAAATAACTAACTGTTACGGATCTGTATCAAGATTGCCTTAAAAGTACCGAAATACACATATTTTAAACCTTTTTCTTTACATTAGTTAATAAGAATGTTACGTTTGTTAACAATTAAATTCTTTAACTAATGACTAATTCTTCATACATCACTACGGAATCAGGCGGAAGGCAAAATATTTTTCCAACTGAGCCTCGTCCTTATGTTGATCAATCTGTTTCTTATGATGGATATCCTCAAAACGCAGAAAAAGTTAATGGACGATGGGCAATGATTGGTTTGGTTGCACTTTTGGGAGCTTATGTAACTACAGGTCAAATAATTCCTGGTATTTTTTAATGTCGCCTCTTTCAGGCTTTCTAGCTGTAATCGTATTCTTAACAGCTATCCTCGTTGCTTATCTAACCAAGCAATTTCAAAACGAAAATTTAAACTATCTAACTTCAAATCCAATGACAAATTCAAACCCTAAAGTAAAAACAATCGAAAAAGAAAAAGTTGTTGCAGAAACTCTTAATGGCAGATTCGCAATGCTTGGATTAATTGCTGCTGTTGGAGCTTACTTAACAACAGGTCAAATAATTCCTGGTTTCGTTTAAATGCTTTTACTCTCTGTACCATTCTACGATTTTCCATCTTCGCCCATACTCATAATTGGCGCGATAGGGATTGTTGTAGCACTAGCTGTATTTTTTCTCGCTTACAAAAAGTACTTCAATTCTCCATTTAACAAAGAACTTCAGTTAAAGAAAAAAGCTCTATTGAAGGAGAAAACAGAACTAAACAAAAAACTTGAAAAAATAGAGCAAGATTTAAAAAATTTATAGTAAAAACCAATGAACATTGACATTTTCTTAATCTCTTTCTTTACTTATCTCTTAGTACCAGTAGTAATGATCGCTAAGGGGAAAAAAGCAACTAACTAAGAAAGATTTAGACTCCCAAAAATAAGAATTTAAACTCTATTCAATACTTACAAGGTATTAATAATTTACGCATTAAAAAAGAGGGTTTTATCCCTCTATAATAAATTGACTGTCAATCGATATATATATGTAAAGAATTTAAGTTTTTAAATATTTCCAAAGATGTTAAATACTAAGCTGCATTGATTTAAACTAATTTTGAAACACATTATTTCTCTTATTCCTTTTCTTTCGATATCAATTCTTATATTCGGATGTTCAAATAAACCAGTAGAAAAAGAAATGAAAATGCCAATGTTATTTAATACGAAAGAAGAGGCAGAAAAAGAGGCCTATAAATTTGAATGTGAAGGCGCTCATCAAATGGGTGATAAATGGATGCCATGCAGAATGCACAAACATGACCATTAAAAAAAATAGGGTTTTATTTCTCTATGTTAGATCGACTGTCAATCAATTAGTAATTAATTAATTTTCTATTTTCATCTCTTTTATTTATTCTTAACCCAATAAACAGCATCCATATAACTGCAAAGACAATTGGTAAGAAAACGATAGCAAGTTTCATCATTTTTTAAAAGTGTTATTTGCTGAAAATAATAACCTTTAAATAAAAAATTAAGGATAGGTACTTTATCTAAAAAAATGTAGCTAATTGCTCGATAGTTTAGATCGACTGTCAATCAAAGAAATTATGTCATATTTATGTCATAGGAGGGTTTATTTGTCAGGAGAAATAACGCACTAATGAGCAAGATATTAGAAATAGCTCGAGAACGTAATGCTGGCTTGTGGGCGTCGAGTGCTTTGGGAGCAC
Encoded proteins:
- a CDS encoding DsrE family protein, whose amino-acid sequence is MSIITDNTVLVHIYSGLESKNKVTLGLLVALTAEKNDHKVTLFLAGDGVQILDCKKAGEIVGQGTGDLYEHLQNLKKSKVTIYVSGMSAKSRGYDEKLLDGYSAEFVMPDVLVEESIKADSVLCY
- a CDS encoding metallophosphoesterase family protein, yielding MNQAVISCLHANLPAVEAVLKDIELQGITNITCLGDLVGYGPQPNEVIELIKEKKIATCQGCWDEDVVDGLDACDCSYPSQIAERRGHFAHQWTTEKLTKENKDFLANLPYSIRKDKCLFVHGRPNSQHEYLLPDMDAFAALERVENAKAEILFCGHTHQPYIRELANGSIAVKVKNSGSKDIQKKEMNLPMRRIVNAGSVGEPRHGGTKATYVVYNDITNDVKIREVEYDIELTCKAIINAGLPPIFAWRLKNGFEFAERAEDASHVCER
- a CDS encoding AIR synthase, whose amino-acid sequence is MSSLTITKAASNELLRQSIYRGTPGEIFLYLQPDILDDGWMFLRVNTWEKSGIPIARTDGLTVYAPESQKSLLDELSLDHYQDLSGGGFLISTPKGATKSSCGSGFKFNK
- a CDS encoding chlorophyll a/b-binding protein, with the protein product MSPLSGFLAVIVFLTAILVAYLTKQFQNENLNYLTSNPMTNSNPKVKTIEKEKVVAETLNGRFAMLGLIAAVGAYLTTGQIIPGFV
- a CDS encoding phosphoesterase, with product MIERWALISGLKGDLDTYELIQKDLKKTPGNITLFVLGDMIGPEKNCNKLLHRLINPKSNDLQPWCIYGWWEEQILLESGYRGNQRAEALRINKGEEVVKSLINAVDKSFLDWIAALQFGFVELDCGLIHGSSKDVGDDLTLDTPPLTLLDRLTRLQVNRLFTARSTQQFHLELTEGILNSEVHDLTGNHKKEQKVPQKAVIGVGAGKNYTLYDVGTDNTQFVRAGYQSVKKKNGFGLHF
- a CDS encoding DUF3721 domain-containing protein yields the protein MKHIISLIPFLSISILIFGCSNKPVEKEMKMPMLFNTKEEAEKEAYKFECEGAHQMGDKWMPCRMHKHDH
- a CDS encoding GTP-binding protein, translated to MSQTWIISGPPGCGKTSWILNTFKNHSGNCGYVRLGGYSEINLEQAINSKIDFAFLKDQIPNLLDLSSSKLPLEVEKENILIIIEFPQFFIPKFQGISGIDLRVIKELEINNLQPNKYLHFGRDLELPIKDTLDFKAIESCSIDLKKNIWDPASLNTFWFELVNGAYGDVYRAKALMNLPDGRYILFNWILTQKGSQYQTLNQVAPLNGRPERHSEIVIQGKNLNFQLIKSTINNCLLSDAVLEHHQATLRNSQLQTSRN
- a CDS encoding M protein, producing MLLLSVPFYDFPSSPILIIGAIGIVVALAVFFLAYKKYFNSPFNKELQLKKKALLKEKTELNKKLEKIEQDLKNL
- a CDS encoding high light inducible protein; this translates as MTNSSYITTESGGRQNIFPTEPRPYVDQSVSYDGYPQNAEKVNGRWAMIGLVALLGAYVTTGQIIPGIF